The following coding sequences are from one Streptomyces sp. NBC_00536 window:
- a CDS encoding ABC transporter permease: MTATEAPPRAAAEPPVHKPSVRKRLIPYWLLLPGILWLLVFFVLPMVYQASTSVQTGSLEEGFKVTWHFQTYWDAFTQYYPQFLRSLLYAGTATALCLLLGYPLAYLIAFRAGRWRNLLLILVIAPFFTSFLIRTLAWKTILADGGPVVGVLNKIGFLDVTSWLGMTEGDRVLATPLAVVCGLTYNFLPFMILPLYTSLERIDTRLHEAAGDLYARPFTTFRKVTFPLSMPGVVSGTLLTFIPASGDYVNAELLGSTDTRMIGNVIQSQYLRILDYPTAAALSFILMAIVLVMVTVYIRRAGTEDLV; the protein is encoded by the coding sequence ATGACCGCCACCGAAGCCCCGCCCCGGGCGGCCGCGGAGCCCCCGGTCCACAAGCCCTCCGTGCGCAAGCGGCTGATCCCGTACTGGCTGCTGCTCCCCGGCATCCTGTGGCTGCTCGTCTTCTTCGTCCTCCCGATGGTCTACCAGGCCTCCACCTCGGTGCAGACCGGTTCCCTGGAGGAGGGCTTCAAGGTCACCTGGCACTTCCAGACCTACTGGGACGCCTTCACCCAGTACTACCCGCAGTTCCTGCGCTCGCTGCTCTACGCGGGCACCGCGACCGCGCTGTGCCTGCTGCTCGGCTACCCGCTGGCCTACCTGATCGCCTTCCGGGCGGGACGTTGGCGCAATCTCCTGCTGATCCTGGTCATCGCGCCGTTCTTCACCAGCTTCCTGATCCGCACCCTGGCCTGGAAGACGATCCTGGCCGACGGCGGTCCGGTGGTCGGCGTCCTGAACAAGATCGGGTTCCTGGACGTCACCAGCTGGCTCGGGATGACCGAGGGCGACCGGGTGCTCGCCACGCCGCTCGCCGTGGTGTGCGGTCTGACGTACAACTTCCTCCCCTTCATGATCCTGCCGCTCTACACCTCGCTGGAGCGGATCGACACCCGCCTGCACGAGGCGGCCGGGGACCTGTACGCCCGCCCCTTCACCACCTTCCGCAAGGTCACCTTCCCGCTGTCGATGCCGGGCGTGGTCTCGGGGACCCTGCTCACCTTCATCCCGGCGAGCGGCGACTACGTCAACGCGGAACTGCTCGGCTCCACCGACACCCGCATGATCGGCAACGTGATCCAGTCGCAGTACCTGCGGATCCTCGACTATCCGACCGCGGCCGCGCTGTCCTTCATCCTCATGGCCATCGTGCTGGTCATGGTCACCGTCTACATCCGCCGAGCGGGAACGGAGGACCTGGTCTGA
- a CDS encoding NADAR family protein, whose translation MEKIDGLIKQVNRGERVKYLPFWGHAPRPDGTLGPSCLSQWWPAPFTVGEVRYATAEHWMMAEKARLFGDADAERAALAAKSPAQAKNAGRLVRAFDPDTWERERFGIVVAGSTAKFASSPELRAYLLGTGKRVLVEASPVDRIWGIGLAADDPKALDPARWRGLNLLGFALMEARERLAAQG comes from the coding sequence ATGGAGAAGATCGACGGACTGATCAAGCAGGTCAACAGGGGTGAACGAGTCAAGTATCTGCCGTTCTGGGGACACGCGCCCCGGCCCGACGGGACGCTCGGCCCGAGCTGCCTCAGTCAGTGGTGGCCCGCGCCCTTCACCGTGGGTGAGGTCCGCTACGCCACCGCCGAACACTGGATGATGGCCGAGAAGGCACGGTTGTTCGGGGACGCGGACGCGGAGCGCGCGGCGCTGGCGGCGAAGAGCCCCGCGCAGGCGAAGAACGCCGGTCGGCTGGTGCGCGCCTTCGACCCGGACACGTGGGAGCGCGAGCGCTTCGGGATCGTGGTGGCGGGCAGCACGGCCAAATTCGCCTCCTCGCCCGAACTGCGCGCGTACCTCCTCGGCACCGGCAAGCGGGTGCTGGTGGAGGCGTCCCCGGTGGACCGGATCTGGGGGATCGGGCTGGCGGCCGACGATCCCAAGGCGCTGGATCCGGCGCGCTGGCGCGGCCTGAACCTGCTGGGCTTCGCGCTGATGGAGGCCCGGGAGCGGCTGGCCGCACAGGGCTGA
- a CDS encoding NAD(P)/FAD-dependent oxidoreductase: MAPVAMRTAARSLSEALPVSYWLDDPGKPAPEPALTGDERCDLLVIGGGYSGLWTALIAKERDPGRDVVLIEGHEAGWAASGRNGGFCAASLTHGLSNGLARWPGELAKLEELGARNLDEIEAAVARYSIDCDFERTGEIDVATEPHQVAELRELHEEASRLGLADGSEWLDRDALRAEVDSPTFLGGLWDREGVAMLHPAKLAWGLKRACLGLGVRIYENTRGLDLTAAGAGMAVRTPYGRIFARRVALGTNIFPSLVKRIRPFTVPVYDYALMTEPLNAEQLAAIGWKNRQGLGDSANQFHYFRITSDHRILWGGYDAIYPYGGKLDAAHDHRPETYLKLAEQFFTCFPQLAGLRFSHAWGGAIDTCSRFSAFFGTAHAGKVAYAAGFTGLGVGATRFGADVMLDLLDGVRGERTGLEMVRSKPLPFPPEPFAWTGIALTKWSLARSDARGGHRNLWLKTLDRFGLGFDS; this comes from the coding sequence ATGGCCCCAGTTGCCATGCGCACCGCTGCACGATCCCTTTCCGAAGCACTGCCGGTCTCGTACTGGCTGGACGACCCCGGCAAGCCCGCCCCCGAGCCCGCCCTCACCGGCGACGAGCGCTGTGACCTGCTGGTCATCGGCGGCGGCTACAGCGGGCTGTGGACCGCGCTCATCGCCAAGGAGCGCGACCCCGGCCGGGACGTCGTCCTGATCGAGGGCCACGAGGCGGGCTGGGCCGCCTCGGGCCGCAACGGCGGCTTCTGCGCCGCCTCCCTCACCCACGGCCTCTCCAACGGGCTCGCCCGCTGGCCCGGCGAACTCGCGAAGCTGGAGGAGCTGGGCGCCCGCAACCTCGACGAGATCGAGGCCGCCGTCGCCCGCTACTCCATCGACTGCGACTTCGAACGCACCGGTGAGATCGACGTCGCCACCGAACCCCACCAGGTCGCGGAGCTGCGCGAACTCCACGAGGAAGCGAGCCGCCTCGGCCTCGCCGACGGCTCCGAATGGCTGGACCGCGACGCGCTGCGCGCCGAGGTCGACTCCCCGACCTTCCTCGGCGGCCTCTGGGACCGCGAGGGCGTGGCCATGCTGCACCCGGCCAAGCTTGCCTGGGGCCTCAAGCGGGCCTGCCTGGGCCTCGGCGTGCGGATCTACGAGAACACGCGCGGCCTGGACCTGACCGCCGCCGGCGCCGGGATGGCCGTACGCACCCCCTACGGGCGGATCTTCGCGCGCCGGGTGGCGCTCGGCACCAACATCTTCCCCAGCCTGGTCAAGCGGATCCGCCCGTTCACCGTGCCGGTCTACGACTACGCGCTGATGACCGAGCCGCTCAATGCCGAGCAGCTCGCCGCCATCGGCTGGAAGAACCGGCAGGGGCTCGGCGACAGCGCCAACCAGTTCCACTACTTCCGGATCACCTCCGACCACCGGATCCTGTGGGGCGGCTACGACGCCATCTACCCCTACGGCGGCAAGCTCGACGCGGCGCACGACCACCGCCCCGAGACCTACCTCAAGCTCGCGGAGCAGTTCTTCACCTGCTTCCCGCAGCTGGCGGGCCTGCGCTTCAGCCACGCGTGGGGCGGGGCGATCGACACCTGCTCGCGCTTCTCGGCGTTCTTCGGCACCGCGCACGCGGGCAAGGTGGCCTACGCCGCCGGGTTCACCGGGCTCGGAGTGGGGGCCACCCGCTTCGGCGCGGACGTGATGCTGGACCTGCTGGACGGCGTACGCGGGGAGCGCACCGGGCTGGAGATGGTGCGCAGCAAGCCGCTGCCGTTCCCGCCCGAGCCGTTCGCCTGGACCGGGATCGCGCTGACCAAGTGGTCGCTGGCGCGCTCCGACGCCCGGGGCGGGCACCGCAACCTCTGGCTCAAGACGCTGGACCGGTTCGGCCTCGGCTTCGACAGCTGA
- a CDS encoding ABC transporter ATP-binding protein yields the protein MTDKTEGGDVRLTGISKHYGSFTAVHPLDLTIPQGSFFALLGASGCGKTTTLRMIAGLEEPSTGTVHLGDTAVTHLPPYKRPVNTVFQSYALFPHLDVTENIAFGLRRRGIKSVKKQVDDMLELVQLGQFAQRKPHQLSGGQQQRVAVARALINHPQVLLLDEPLGALDLKLRRQMQLELKRIQTEVGITFVHVTHDQEEAMTMADTVAVMNGGRVEQLGAPAELYENPRTTFVANFLGTSNLIEAEVLESSAADITVSSAGTKLRLPAARCSTTPRTGGKLLVGVRPEKISLAHADEEHTIAAGRNKVPGRIVDSSFIGVSTQFIIDSPVCPELEVYAQNIERDARLAPGAEVILHWNPEHTFGLDADQDIDAGALTVEEGV from the coding sequence ATGACTGACAAGACCGAGGGCGGCGACGTCCGCCTCACCGGGATCAGCAAGCACTACGGCTCCTTCACCGCCGTGCACCCGCTCGATCTCACCATCCCCCAGGGCTCCTTCTTCGCCCTGCTCGGCGCCTCCGGCTGCGGGAAGACCACCACCCTGCGGATGATCGCCGGACTGGAGGAGCCCTCGACCGGTACGGTCCACCTCGGCGACACCGCCGTCACGCACCTCCCGCCGTACAAGCGCCCGGTGAACACCGTCTTCCAGAGCTACGCGCTCTTCCCCCACCTCGACGTCACCGAGAACATCGCCTTCGGGCTGCGCCGCCGCGGCATCAAGTCCGTGAAGAAGCAGGTCGACGACATGCTGGAACTGGTCCAGCTCGGCCAGTTCGCCCAGCGCAAGCCGCACCAGCTCTCCGGCGGCCAGCAGCAGCGCGTCGCCGTCGCCCGCGCCCTGATCAACCACCCCCAGGTGCTCCTCCTCGACGAGCCGCTCGGCGCCCTCGACCTCAAGCTGCGCCGCCAGATGCAGCTGGAACTCAAGCGCATCCAGACCGAGGTGGGCATCACCTTCGTCCACGTCACGCACGACCAGGAAGAGGCCATGACCATGGCCGACACGGTCGCCGTGATGAACGGCGGCCGGGTCGAGCAGCTCGGCGCCCCCGCCGAGCTGTACGAGAACCCGCGCACCACCTTCGTCGCCAACTTCCTCGGCACCTCCAACCTCATCGAGGCCGAGGTCCTGGAGAGCAGCGCCGCCGACATCACCGTCAGCTCGGCCGGAACCAAGCTCAGGCTGCCCGCGGCGCGATGTTCGACCACGCCCCGCACCGGCGGAAAGCTGCTGGTCGGCGTGCGTCCCGAGAAGATCTCCCTGGCCCACGCGGACGAGGAGCACACCATCGCGGCCGGCCGCAACAAGGTCCCCGGCCGGATCGTCGACTCCTCCTTCATCGGGGTCTCCACGCAGTTCATCATCGACAGCCCGGTCTGCCCCGAGCTGGAGGTCTACGCCCAGAACATCGAGCGGGACGCGCGCCTGGCCCCCGGCGCCGAGGTGATCCTCCACTGGAACCCCGAGCACACCTTCGGCCTCGACGCGGACCAGGACATCGACGCGGGCGCGCTGACGGTGGAGGAGGGGGTATGA
- a CDS encoding gamma-aminobutyraldehyde dehydrogenase, protein MGNRFQVKDRFADGAQYIDGRLRAGTSGASHTVVDPATGHEVLTYELASTADVDEAVAAAKRAFPGWSGATPGERSDALHRLAGVLAEQAADFAFAESLQCGKPVKLSTEFDVPGTIDNTAFFAGAARHLQGQAAAEYSGDHTSAVRREAIGVVGSIAPWNYPLQMAAWKILPAIAAGNTIVLKPAELTPLTSLMFAQAAQLAGIPDGVINIVTGAGRTAGEHLVGHPDVVMTSFTGSTGVGKRVAEIATATVKRLHLELGGKAPFLVFDDADLEAAAHGAVAASLINTGQDCTAATRAYVQRPLHDAFVARVAELMETVRLGDPFDPSTDLGPLVSHAQRDRVAGFVERARGYATVVTGGEIPGGDLADGAYYRPTLISGAAQDSEVVQCEIFGPVLVVLPFDSDDEGIALANDTPYGLAASAWSRDVYRAGRATRELKAGCVWVNDHIPIISEMPHGGYKASGFGKDMSAYSFEEYTQVKHIMYDITAVAEKDWHRTIFGDR, encoded by the coding sequence ATGGGCAACCGCTTCCAGGTCAAAGACCGATTCGCAGACGGCGCGCAATACATCGACGGCCGGCTGAGAGCCGGTACCTCGGGCGCGTCACACACCGTCGTCGACCCGGCCACCGGCCACGAGGTCCTCACTTACGAACTGGCGAGCACGGCCGATGTCGACGAGGCCGTCGCCGCCGCCAAGCGGGCCTTCCCCGGCTGGTCCGGGGCCACCCCGGGCGAGCGCTCGGACGCCCTGCACCGGCTGGCCGGCGTACTGGCCGAGCAGGCCGCGGACTTCGCCTTCGCGGAGTCCCTGCAGTGCGGCAAGCCGGTGAAACTGTCCACGGAGTTCGACGTACCGGGGACCATCGACAACACCGCCTTCTTCGCGGGCGCCGCGCGGCACCTCCAGGGGCAGGCCGCCGCCGAGTACTCGGGGGACCACACCTCTGCCGTGCGCCGCGAGGCGATCGGCGTGGTCGGCTCCATCGCCCCCTGGAACTATCCGCTCCAGATGGCGGCCTGGAAGATCCTCCCGGCGATCGCCGCGGGCAACACGATCGTCCTGAAGCCGGCCGAGCTGACCCCGCTGACCTCGCTGATGTTCGCCCAGGCGGCCCAGCTGGCCGGGATCCCCGACGGCGTGATCAACATCGTCACCGGCGCGGGCCGCACCGCGGGCGAGCACCTCGTGGGCCACCCCGACGTGGTCATGACCTCCTTCACCGGCTCCACCGGGGTCGGCAAGCGGGTCGCCGAGATCGCCACCGCCACCGTCAAGCGGCTCCACCTGGAGCTGGGCGGCAAGGCCCCCTTCCTGGTCTTCGACGACGCGGACCTGGAAGCGGCGGCGCACGGTGCGGTCGCCGCCTCGCTGATCAACACCGGCCAGGACTGCACGGCGGCCACCCGCGCCTACGTCCAGCGCCCGCTGCACGACGCCTTCGTCGCCCGGGTGGCCGAACTGATGGAGACCGTCCGGCTCGGGGACCCCTTCGACCCCTCCACCGACCTGGGCCCGCTCGTCTCGCACGCGCAGCGCGACCGGGTCGCCGGTTTCGTCGAGCGCGCCCGCGGCTACGCCACGGTCGTCACCGGTGGCGAGATCCCGGGCGGGGACCTCGCCGACGGCGCCTACTACCGGCCCACCCTGATCTCCGGAGCGGCCCAGGACAGCGAGGTCGTGCAGTGCGAGATCTTCGGCCCGGTGCTCGTGGTCCTGCCCTTCGACAGTGACGACGAGGGCATCGCGCTGGCCAACGACACCCCGTACGGCCTCGCGGCCTCCGCCTGGAGCCGCGACGTCTACCGGGCCGGCCGGGCCACCCGCGAGCTGAAGGCGGGCTGCGTCTGGGTCAACGACCACATTCCGATCATCAGCGAAATGCCCCACGGGGGCTACAAGGCCAGCGGTTTCGGAAAGGACATGAGCGCCTACTCCTTCGAGGAGTACACGCAGGTCAAGCACATCATGTACGACATCACCGCGGTCGCCGAGAAGGACTGGCACCGCACGATCTTCGGGGACAGATAA
- a CDS encoding ABC transporter substrate-binding protein, which yields MEQFEPDRLSAAQLAAMRRSLTSGRGALTRRSLLRASGVGALTLGGLSALSACGIPPAKRAGTGEQAASDDHSAQEKEINFSNWTEYMDTSDDQKTRPTLDEFTKRTGIKVKYSEDINDNVEFFGKIRPQLAAGQDTGRDLIVVTDWLAARIIRLGWAQKLDPALLPHAFANLSPQFRSPDWDPGRSYSYPWTGISTVIAYNAKATDGKKVDSVTQLLDDPTLKGRVGFLTEMRDSVGMTLLDQGKDPANFTTADFDGAIGRLQKGVDSKQIRRFTGNDYTADLDKGDIAACLAWAGDIIQLQAGNPDIKYAIPAAGYITSSDNMLVPAHARHKANAEKLMDYYYELPVAAQLAAYISYVCPVEGVKDDLAKINPALADNTLIVPDKAMTAKSHAFRSLSSEEETAYEEKFTKLIGA from the coding sequence ATGGAGCAGTTCGAGCCCGACCGCCTCTCGGCGGCGCAGCTCGCCGCGATGCGGCGCAGTCTCACCAGCGGGCGCGGCGCCCTGACCCGCCGTTCGCTGCTGCGTGCCTCCGGTGTCGGAGCGCTCACCCTCGGCGGCCTCTCGGCGCTGAGCGCCTGTGGCATCCCGCCCGCCAAGCGGGCCGGGACCGGCGAACAGGCGGCCTCGGACGACCACTCGGCCCAGGAGAAGGAGATCAACTTCTCCAACTGGACCGAGTACATGGACACCAGTGACGACCAGAAGACCCGTCCCACGCTGGACGAGTTCACCAAGCGCACCGGCATCAAGGTCAAGTACTCCGAGGACATCAACGACAACGTCGAGTTCTTCGGCAAGATCCGCCCCCAGCTCGCGGCCGGCCAGGACACCGGCCGCGACCTGATCGTCGTCACCGACTGGCTGGCCGCGCGCATCATCCGGCTCGGCTGGGCGCAGAAGCTCGACCCCGCACTGCTCCCGCACGCCTTCGCGAACCTGTCCCCGCAGTTCCGCAGCCCCGACTGGGACCCGGGCCGTTCCTACAGCTACCCCTGGACCGGCATCTCCACCGTCATCGCCTACAACGCCAAGGCCACCGACGGCAAGAAGGTCGACTCCGTCACCCAGCTCCTGGACGACCCCACGCTCAAGGGCCGGGTGGGCTTCCTCACCGAGATGCGCGACAGCGTCGGCATGACCCTCCTCGACCAGGGCAAGGACCCGGCGAACTTCACCACCGCGGACTTCGACGGCGCCATCGGCCGGCTCCAGAAGGGCGTGGACAGCAAGCAGATCCGCCGCTTCACCGGCAACGACTACACGGCGGACCTCGACAAGGGCGACATCGCGGCCTGCCTCGCCTGGGCGGGCGACATCATCCAGCTCCAGGCGGGCAACCCCGACATCAAGTACGCGATCCCCGCGGCCGGTTACATCACCTCCAGCGACAACATGCTGGTCCCGGCCCACGCCCGGCACAAGGCGAACGCCGAGAAGCTCATGGACTACTACTACGAGCTGCCCGTCGCCGCCCAGCTGGCCGCGTACATCAGTTACGTCTGCCCCGTCGAAGGCGTCAAGGACGATCTCGCCAAGATCAACCCGGCGCTCGCGGACAACACCCTGATCGTCCCGGACAAGGCGATGACCGCCAAGTCCCACGCCTTCCGTTCCCTCAGCAGTGAGGAAGAGACGGCGTACGAGGAGAAGTTCACCAAGCTCATCGGCGCCTAG
- a CDS encoding ABC transporter permease, whose product MSTLFTRLRRDLVVIAGLGTLAYLILPNIVVTVFSFNNPTGRFNYAWQEFSLDAWKDPCGVADMCGSLSLSLQIAVWATLGATVLGTAIAFALVRYRFRARGAVNSLIFLPMAMPEIVMAASLLALFLNMGIQLGFWTILIAHIMFCLSFVVAAVKARVLSMDPRLEEAARDLYAGPVQTFVRVTLPIAAPGIAAGALLSFALSFDDFIITNFNSGNTVTFPMFVWGSAQRGTPVQINVIGTAMFVIAVLVVLAGMTIGNRRKKAQPK is encoded by the coding sequence ATGAGCACTCTCTTCACCCGGCTCCGGCGCGATCTCGTGGTCATCGCGGGCCTCGGCACGCTCGCCTACCTGATCCTGCCCAACATCGTCGTCACGGTCTTCTCCTTCAACAACCCCACCGGGCGGTTCAACTACGCCTGGCAGGAGTTCTCGCTCGACGCCTGGAAGGACCCCTGCGGGGTCGCCGACATGTGCGGCTCCCTCTCGCTGTCCCTCCAGATCGCCGTGTGGGCCACCCTCGGCGCGACCGTCCTGGGCACGGCGATCGCCTTCGCCCTGGTCCGCTACCGGTTCCGGGCGCGCGGCGCGGTCAACTCGCTGATCTTCCTGCCCATGGCCATGCCCGAGATCGTGATGGCCGCCTCGCTGCTCGCGCTCTTCCTCAACATGGGCATCCAGCTGGGCTTCTGGACGATCCTGATCGCCCACATCATGTTCTGCCTCAGCTTCGTCGTCGCCGCCGTCAAGGCCCGTGTCCTGTCGATGGACCCGCGGCTGGAGGAGGCCGCCCGCGACCTCTACGCGGGACCCGTGCAGACCTTCGTGCGGGTCACCCTGCCGATCGCCGCCCCCGGCATCGCGGCGGGCGCGCTGCTCTCCTTCGCGCTCTCCTTCGACGACTTCATCATCACCAACTTCAACTCGGGCAACACCGTCACCTTCCCCATGTTCGTGTGGGGTTCGGCTCAGCGCGGTACGCCCGTGCAGATCAACGTCATCGGCACGGCGATGTTCGTCATCGCGGTGCTGGTGGTCCTCGCCGGCATGACGATCGGCAACCGCCGCAAGAAGGCCCAGCCCAAATAG
- a CDS encoding phosphatase PAP2 family protein has translation MSETARPRNSTGDPGNGLPQRRTGHAFAHTPHRSDSRSLHTPRGGRQPGPGGRPGTTPPVPGRPAIRFPRAPRPLSPRALCALGAASWAAFALITWQVLASGPLLTPDERISRAVVRSVPDAVTERLADLGNVQVAVPVLVLAMAYAVRRSRRWRPALAAALAMALVPALVVPLKDWTARPGPLEPWAAGYFPSGHTATAAVAYLGAALLVRPYARRPWPTAAALLLAGATAVGLVLRGFHWPLDVLASWLLCLPLLLCVGAVGAVSRSTRGSSSRTPSRRTGPS, from the coding sequence ATGAGTGAAACAGCCCGCCCGCGAAATTCCACGGGCGACCCCGGCAACGGGCTTCCCCAGCGCCGTACCGGGCATGCGTTCGCGCACACTCCTCACCGATCGGACAGCCGTTCACTCCACACCCCCCGGGGTGGACGGCAACCCGGTCCGGGCGGCCGCCCCGGAACCACCCCCCCTGTTCCGGGACGGCCGGCCATTCGGTTCCCCCGCGCCCCGCGCCCCCTCTCGCCGCGCGCCCTGTGCGCCCTCGGCGCCGCATCGTGGGCCGCCTTCGCGCTGATCACCTGGCAGGTGCTGGCCTCGGGCCCGCTGCTCACCCCGGACGAACGGATCAGCCGCGCCGTGGTGCGCTCCGTCCCCGACGCGGTCACCGAACGCCTCGCCGACCTCGGCAACGTCCAGGTCGCCGTGCCGGTCCTGGTGCTGGCGATGGCGTACGCCGTCCGGCGCTCCCGGCGGTGGCGGCCCGCGCTCGCCGCCGCTCTCGCCATGGCCCTGGTCCCGGCCCTGGTCGTACCGCTCAAGGACTGGACCGCCCGGCCGGGTCCGCTGGAGCCGTGGGCCGCCGGGTACTTCCCCTCCGGCCACACCGCCACCGCGGCCGTCGCCTACCTGGGCGCCGCCCTGCTCGTACGTCCGTACGCCCGCCGCCCGTGGCCGACGGCCGCGGCCCTGCTGCTCGCGGGGGCCACGGCCGTCGGTCTGGTGCTGCGGGGGTTCCACTGGCCGCTCGACGTGCTGGCCAGCTGGCTGCTGTGTCTGCCGCTCCTGCTCTGCGTGGGCGCGGTCGGTGCGGTCAGCCGAAGTACGCGTGGAAGTTCTTCGAGAACTCCCAGCCGCCGAACCGGTCCCAGTTGA
- a CDS encoding chitinase, which produces MRRRLSVLTATALAVAGLLTAGPPAAAADADLARNGGFESGLDGWNCSAGSGAVVTSPVHGGSSALKATPAGQDFAQCAQSVTVKPDSAYTLGAWVQGGYAYLGATGTGTTDVSTWTQSPGAWKRLTTTFRTGPATTSVTVWTHGWYGQGPVLTDDLSLVGPDPGGTGQPQLPAAPTGLTASGATANSLTLSWSAVAGATGYTLYRDGAAPLAVTGTSATVTGLAASTTYSFQVSAKNAAGESPRGAAVSASTTTGGGNPGTPGLPAHALVGYLHASFANGSGYLKMADVPASWDVIDLAFGEPTSVTSGDIRFQLCPVSECPGVESPAEFKAAIKARQAAGKKVLISIGGQNGQVQLATTAARDTFVSSVSKIIDEYGLNGLDIDFEGHSLSLATGDTDFRSPTTPVIVNLIAAVKTLKAKYGPAFVLTMAPETFFVQLGYQYYGSGPWGGQDPRAGAYLPVIHALRDDLTLLHVQDYNSGSIMGLDNQYHSMGGADFHIAMTDMLLTGFPVAGDTARVFPPLRPDQIAMGLPATTNAGNGYTAPAEVNKALDCLTKKTNCGSYQTHGSRPALRGLMTWSVNWDRFGGWEFSKNFHAYFG; this is translated from the coding sequence GTGCGCAGAAGACTGTCCGTACTTACGGCCACCGCCCTGGCGGTGGCCGGTCTGCTGACCGCGGGGCCGCCCGCCGCGGCCGCTGACGCCGATCTCGCCCGCAACGGCGGCTTCGAGTCCGGCCTCGACGGCTGGAACTGCTCGGCGGGCAGCGGAGCCGTCGTCACCAGCCCCGTCCACGGCGGGAGTTCCGCCCTCAAGGCCACCCCGGCGGGCCAGGACTTCGCCCAGTGCGCCCAGAGCGTCACCGTCAAGCCGGACTCCGCGTACACGCTCGGCGCCTGGGTGCAGGGCGGGTACGCCTACCTCGGCGCGACCGGGACCGGCACCACCGACGTGTCCACCTGGACCCAGTCCCCGGGCGCCTGGAAGCGGCTGACCACCACCTTCCGCACCGGCCCCGCCACCACCTCGGTGACGGTCTGGACCCACGGCTGGTACGGCCAGGGGCCCGTCCTCACCGACGACCTCAGCCTGGTCGGCCCCGACCCCGGCGGCACCGGCCAGCCGCAGCTCCCGGCCGCCCCCACCGGCCTGACCGCGTCCGGCGCCACCGCGAACTCCCTGACCCTGTCCTGGTCGGCCGTTGCCGGAGCCACCGGGTACACCCTCTACCGGGACGGCGCGGCGCCGCTCGCGGTCACCGGGACCTCGGCGACCGTCACGGGTCTGGCCGCGTCCACGACGTACTCCTTCCAGGTCAGCGCCAAGAACGCGGCGGGCGAGTCCCCGCGCGGCGCGGCCGTCTCGGCGAGCACCACCACCGGCGGCGGGAACCCCGGCACCCCGGGCCTGCCCGCCCACGCCCTGGTCGGCTACCTCCACGCGAGCTTCGCCAACGGCTCCGGCTACCTCAAGATGGCCGACGTACCCGCCTCCTGGGACGTCATCGACCTCGCCTTCGGCGAACCGACCTCGGTGACCTCGGGCGACATCCGCTTCCAGCTCTGCCCGGTCAGCGAGTGCCCGGGCGTGGAGAGCCCCGCCGAGTTCAAGGCGGCGATCAAGGCCAGACAGGCGGCGGGCAAGAAGGTGCTGATCTCCATCGGCGGCCAGAACGGCCAGGTCCAGCTCGCCACGACGGCCGCCCGGGACACCTTCGTCTCCTCCGTCAGCAAGATCATCGACGAATACGGGCTCAACGGCCTCGACATCGACTTCGAGGGCCACTCGCTCTCGCTGGCCACCGGTGACACCGACTTCCGCAGCCCCACCACCCCGGTGATCGTCAATCTGATCGCCGCGGTCAAGACCCTCAAGGCCAAGTACGGCCCGGCCTTCGTCCTGACCATGGCCCCCGAGACCTTCTTCGTCCAGCTCGGCTACCAGTACTACGGATCCGGCCCCTGGGGCGGCCAGGACCCGCGCGCCGGGGCCTACCTCCCGGTCATCCACGCCCTGCGCGACGACCTCACCCTGCTGCACGTCCAGGACTACAACTCGGGTTCCATCATGGGCCTCGACAACCAGTACCACTCGATGGGCGGCGCGGACTTCCACATCGCCATGACCGACATGCTGCTCACCGGCTTCCCCGTCGCGGGCGACACCGCGCGGGTCTTCCCGCCGCTGCGCCCGGACCAGATCGCCATGGGCCTCCCGGCCACCACCAACGCGGGCAACGGGTACACCGCGCCCGCCGAGGTGAACAAGGCCCTCGACTGCCTGACGAAGAAGACGAACTGCGGGAGCTACCAGACCCACGGCAGCCGGCCCGCGCTGCGCGGCCTGATGACCTGGTCGGTCAACTGGGACCGGTTCGGCGGCTGGGAGTTCTCGAAGAACTTCCACGCGTACTTCGGCTGA